One window of the Fusobacterium animalis 7_1 genome contains the following:
- the ylqF gene encoding ribosome biogenesis GTPase YlqF: MSMTQINWYPGHMKKTKDLIEENLKLIDVVLEIVDARIPLSSKNPNIASLSKNKKRIIVLNKSDLVSKQELDKWKKYFKEQDFADEVVEMSAETGYNVKKLYEAIEFVSKERKEKLLKKGLKKVSTRIIVLGIPNVGKSRLINRIVGKNSAAVGNKPGFTRGKQWVRIKEGIELLDTPGILWPKFESETVGINLAITGAIRDEILPIEDVACSLLRKMLEQGRWESLKERYKLLEEDRDDKVLENILSKIALRMAMLNKGGELNVLQAAYTLLRDYRVAKLGKFGLDEI, from the coding sequence ATGTCAATGACACAGATTAACTGGTATCCTGGGCATATGAAAAAAACTAAAGATTTAATTGAAGAAAATTTAAAACTTATTGATGTGGTTTTAGAAATTGTTGATGCAAGGATACCTTTATCAAGTAAAAATCCTAATATAGCAAGTTTGAGTAAAAATAAAAAGAGGATAATTGTTTTAAATAAATCAGATTTAGTTTCAAAACAGGAACTAGATAAATGGAAAAAGTACTTTAAAGAACAAGATTTTGCTGATGAAGTAGTTGAGATGAGTGCAGAAACAGGTTACAATGTAAAAAAACTTTATGAGGCAATAGAATTTGTTTCAAAAGAGAGAAAAGAAAAATTATTAAAAAAAGGTTTAAAAAAAGTCAGTACAAGAATAATTGTTTTAGGTATTCCTAATGTTGGAAAATCAAGATTAATAAATAGAATAGTAGGTAAAAATAGTGCTGCTGTTGGTAATAAACCAGGTTTTACAAGAGGAAAACAATGGGTAAGAATAAAAGAAGGAATAGAGCTTTTAGATACTCCAGGAATTTTATGGCCAAAATTTGAAAGTGAAACTGTTGGAATAAATCTTGCAATAACAGGGGCAATAAGAGATGAAATACTACCAATAGAAGATGTTGCTTGTAGTCTTTTAAGAAAAATGTTAGAGCAAGGTAGATGGGAAAGTTTAAAAGAAAGATATAAACTTTTAGAAGAAGACAGAGATGATAAAGTCTTAGAAAATATTTTATCTAAAATTGCATTAAGAATGGCAATGTTAAACAAAGGTGGAGAATTAAATGTCTTACAAGCAGCTTATACACTTTTAAGAGATTATAGAGTAGCAAAATTAGGTAAATTTGGATTAGATGAAATATAA
- the rsmI gene encoding 16S rRNA (cytidine(1402)-2'-O)-methyltransferase, with amino-acid sequence MLYIVATPIGNLEDMTFRAIRILKEVDYIFAEDTRVTKKLLDHYEIKNTVYRYDEHTKQHQVANIINLLKEEKNIALVTDAGTPCISDPGYEVVDEAHKNNIKVVAIPGASALTASASIAGISMRRFCFEGFLPKKKGRQTLLKQLAEEKERTIVIYESPFRIEKTLKDIETFIGKRDVVIVREITKIYEEVLRGNTTELIEKLEKNPIKGEIVLLIEPQQKEQRGGNKYVNDTD; translated from the coding sequence ATGTTATACATAGTTGCAACACCAATAGGAAATTTAGAGGATATGACTTTTAGAGCAATAAGGATACTAAAAGAAGTTGACTATATTTTTGCAGAAGATACAAGGGTAACAAAAAAATTATTGGATCATTATGAAATTAAAAATACAGTATATAGATATGATGAACATACAAAACAACATCAAGTAGCAAATATTATTAATCTTTTAAAAGAAGAAAAAAATATTGCTTTGGTTACTGATGCTGGGACACCTTGTATATCTGATCCTGGTTATGAAGTTGTTGATGAAGCACATAAAAATAATATAAAGGTTGTTGCAATTCCTGGTGCAAGTGCATTAACTGCATCAGCTTCTATTGCTGGTATAAGTATGAGACGATTTTGCTTTGAGGGTTTTCTTCCTAAAAAGAAAGGGAGACAAACTCTTTTAAAGCAACTAGCAGAAGAAAAAGAAAGAACAATAGTTATATATGAGTCCCCTTTTAGAATAGAAAAGACTTTAAAAGATATAGAAACTTTTATAGGGAAAAGAGATGTTGTTATTGTTAGAGAAATTACTAAAATCTATGAAGAAGTTTTAAGAGGAAATACAACTGAACTTATAGAAAAATTAGAAAAAAATCCTATAAAAGGTGAAATTGTTTTACTCATAGAACCACAACAAAAAGAACAAAGGGGAGGAAATAAATATGTCAATGACACAGATTAA
- a CDS encoding S41 family peptidase yields MKVTLKKAAAILMIVISSLSFTEDDRRGFLSNMRELKEISDIMDVIQDTYVENANAQKNKEEKNKNSIRKNTGVTKKSLMQGALRGMLESLDDPHSVYFTKEEMRSFQEDIKGKYVGVGMVIQKKVGEPLTVVSPVEDGPAYKAGIKPKDKIVEIDGESTYNLTSEEASKRLKGKANTTVKVKVFREVNKMTKVFELKRETIELKYVKSKMLDGGIGYLRLTQFGDNVYPDMKKALENLQAKGMKGLIFDLRSNPGGELGQSIKIASMFIEKGKIVSTRQKKGEESVYTREGKYFGNFPMVVLINGGSASASEIVSGALKDHKRAILIGEKTFGKGSVQTLLPLPDGDGIKITIAKYYTPNGVSIDGTGIEPDKKVEDKDYYLISDGIITNIDENQQKENKKEIIKEVKGEKAAKGVDTHKDIQLEAGIKTLKEMLQKK; encoded by the coding sequence GTGAAAGTAACTTTAAAAAAAGCAGCTGCAATTTTAATGATTGTAATTTCAAGTCTATCTTTTACAGAAGACGATAGAAGAGGATTTTTATCTAATATGAGAGAGCTAAAAGAAATATCCGATATTATGGATGTTATCCAAGACACTTATGTTGAAAATGCAAATGCACAAAAAAATAAAGAAGAAAAGAATAAAAATTCTATACGAAAAAATACAGGTGTTACAAAGAAATCATTAATGCAAGGGGCATTAAGAGGAATGTTAGAATCGTTAGATGACCCCCATTCTGTATATTTTACAAAAGAAGAAATGAGAAGTTTTCAAGAAGATATAAAAGGAAAGTATGTTGGAGTTGGAATGGTTATCCAAAAGAAAGTAGGAGAACCATTGACAGTAGTTTCTCCAGTAGAAGATGGACCTGCATATAAGGCTGGAATAAAACCAAAAGATAAAATTGTTGAAATAGATGGAGAGTCAACATATAACTTAACAAGTGAAGAAGCTTCAAAAAGATTAAAAGGAAAAGCAAATACAACTGTTAAGGTTAAAGTTTTTAGAGAAGTCAACAAGATGACTAAAGTCTTTGAATTAAAAAGAGAAACAATAGAATTAAAGTATGTTAAAAGTAAAATGCTTGATGGTGGAATAGGATATTTAAGGCTTACTCAATTTGGGGATAATGTTTATCCTGATATGAAAAAAGCACTAGAAAATTTACAAGCTAAAGGAATGAAAGGATTAATTTTTGATTTAAGAAGCAATCCAGGTGGAGAATTAGGTCAATCAATAAAAATTGCTTCAATGTTTATTGAAAAGGGAAAAATAGTTAGTACAAGACAAAAAAAGGGAGAAGAAAGTGTATATACAAGAGAAGGTAAATACTTTGGAAATTTCCCTATGGTAGTCTTAATAAATGGTGGTAGTGCCTCAGCTTCAGAAATAGTTTCAGGAGCATTAAAAGATCATAAAAGAGCAATACTTATTGGAGAAAAAACTTTTGGAAAGGGAAGTGTACAAACTTTATTACCTCTACCTGATGGAGATGGAATAAAAATAACTATTGCAAAATACTATACTCCAAATGGAGTTTCTATTGATGGAACTGGAATTGAGCCTGACAAAAAGGTTGAAGATAAAGATTATTATTTAATTTCTGATGGTATTATAACAAATATAGATGAAAATCAACAAAAAGAAAATAAAAAAGAAATAATAAAAGAAGTTAAAGGTGAAAAAGCTGCAAAAGGAGTTGATACTCATAAAGATATACAACTTGAAGCAGGAATAAAAACATTGAAAGAAATGTTACAAAAGAAATAA